One Aegilops tauschii subsp. strangulata cultivar AL8/78 chromosome 7, Aet v6.0, whole genome shotgun sequence genomic window carries:
- the LOC109777163 gene encoding probable methyltransferase At1g29790 translates to MEAFFCLARCRFSRLMVVMQLVMGVFVICISMASLHRFYTTDSFLPGLDDSANCARLHTVGADGYAGFDIRALADRVDDVLVQLAELQDKLEATALKIGKKTKKGKAHSKQENMTLPEFRRFLEDEVIHPLYGAHISLRLIRIPRPDPDGGDDDAPVVDPLVNFFMAEETRKYVTTKGNREGRPNVYGTNRTYGTIGHACVLMRRELDEYMSYDVGSYCPDDWDLGQRLMLGGCDPLPRRRCLARASKLFQRPLPINESLWKLPDDGNVRWSRYHCRGYRCLSARNPRPGYSRCVGCFDMDREKRRWVNDTSRNASLADFRIEEVLAVKPGEVRIGLDVSVGTGSFAARMRERGVTIVSVALNLGAPFAETVALRGLVPLYATMSQRLPFFDNTMDMVHTAGFFEGWVDLQLLDFVLFDWDRVLRPGGLLWVDRFACARRDLDDYMYMFLQFRYKKHRWVVSFKSKDEVYLSALLEKPPRS, encoded by the coding sequence ATGGAGGCGTTCTTCTGCCTGGCGCGGTGCCGGTTCAGTCGGCTCATGGTGGTCATGCAGCTGGTGATGGGCGTGTTCGTGATCTGCATCAGCATGGCCAGCCTCCACCGCTTCTACACCACCGACTCCTTCCTCCCGGGGCTCGACGACTCCGCCAACTGCGCCAGGCTCCACACCGTCGGCGCCGACGGGTACGCCGGCTTCGACATCCGCGCGCTGGCGGACCGCGTCGACGACGTGCTCGTCCAGCTCGCCGAGCTCCAGGACAAGCTGGAGGCCACGGCGCTCAAGATCGGCAAGAAGACCAAGAAGGGCAAGGCGCACAGCAAGCAGGAGAACATGACCTTGCCGGAGTTCAGGCGGTTCCTCGAGGACGAGGTCATCCACCCGCTCTACGGCGCGCACATCTCCCTCCGGCTGATCCGCATCCCCCGCCCCGATCCCGACGGCGGCGACGATGACGCCCCGGTCGTCGACCCGCTCGTCAACTTCTtcatggcggaggagacgcgcaagtaCGTGACCACCAAGGGCAACCGCGAGGGCCGGCCCAACGTGTACGGCACCAACCGGACGTACGGCACCATCGGCCACGCCTGCGTGCTGATGCGGCGGGAGCTGGACGAGTACATGAGCTACGACGTCGGCTCCTACTGCCCGGACGACTGGGACCTGGGCCAGCGCCTCATGCTCGGCGGCTGCGACCCGCTgccgcgccgccgctgcctcgCCCGGGCCTCCAAGCTGTTCCAGCGCCCGCTGCCCATCAACGAGTCGCTGTGGAAGCTCCCCGACGACGGCAACGTGCGGTGGAGCCGCTACCACTGCCGCGGCTACCGGTGCCTGTCCGCCAGGAACCCGCGGCCAGGGTACAGCCGGTGCGTGGGGTGCTTCGACATGGACCGGGAGAAGCGGCGGTGGGTCAACGACACCAGCCGCAACGCGTCCCTGGCCGACTTCCGCATCGAAGAGGTGCTTGCGGTGAAGCCCGGCGAGGTGCGGATCGGGCTGGACGTGAGCGTGGGCACGGGCAGCTTCGCGGCGCGCATGCGGGAGCGCGGCGTAACCATCGTGTCGGTGGCGCTCAACCTGGGCGCGCCGTTTGCGGAGACGGTGGCGCTGCGCGGCCTGGTGCCGCTCTATGCCACCATGAGCCAGCGGCTGCCCTTCTTCGACAACACCATGGACATGGTGCACACGGCGGGGTTCTTCGAGGGGTGGGTGGACCTGCAGCTGCTGGACTTCGTGCTCTTCGACTGGGACCGCGTGCTCCGCCCCGGCGGCCTGCTCTGGGTCGACAGGTTCGCCTGCGCGCGGAGGGACCTCGACGACTACATGTACATGTTCCTCCAGTTCAGGTACAAGAAACACCGCTGGGTCGTCTCCTTCAAGTCCAAGGACGAGGTCTACCTCTCCGCTCTCCTCGAGAAGCCGCCAAGGTCATGA